The proteins below are encoded in one region of Pseudomonas putida S13.1.2:
- the cbpA gene encoding curved DNA-binding protein: MDFKDYYKILGVEPTADDKAIKAAYRKLARKYHPDVSKERDAEDKFKEANEAYEVLGDAQKRAEFDEIRKYGGQHGRPFQAPPGWESRGGGGGFEGGDFSDFFSSVFGGRGGNPFGGARQQQRSAGRRGQDVELELAVFLEETLSKESKQISFQVPQTNALGQRTGFTTKTLNVKIPAGVTDGERIRLKGQGAPGSGGGANGDLFLTIRMAPHPLFDVEGHDLIITVPLAPWEAALGTKVAVPTLEGKINLTIRPDSQSGQRLRVPGKGLANKSGERGNLYAQLKVVMPPASDEAARELWTKLSETAAFNPRTQWSK; encoded by the coding sequence ATGGACTTCAAAGACTATTACAAGATACTCGGCGTAGAGCCCACGGCGGACGACAAGGCAATCAAGGCCGCGTACCGCAAGCTTGCGCGCAAGTATCACCCCGATGTCAGCAAGGAGCGCGACGCCGAGGACAAGTTCAAGGAGGCCAACGAGGCCTACGAAGTGCTGGGCGACGCGCAGAAACGTGCCGAGTTCGACGAAATTCGCAAGTACGGCGGCCAACATGGCCGGCCGTTCCAGGCACCACCGGGCTGGGAGAGCCGCGGCGGTGGCGGCGGCTTCGAGGGCGGCGACTTCTCCGACTTCTTCAGTTCGGTCTTCGGTGGGCGGGGTGGCAACCCCTTCGGTGGCGCCCGGCAGCAGCAACGCAGTGCCGGCAGGCGAGGGCAGGATGTGGAGCTTGAACTGGCGGTGTTCCTTGAAGAGACCCTGAGCAAGGAGTCCAAGCAGATCAGCTTCCAGGTGCCGCAAACCAATGCGTTGGGCCAACGCACCGGCTTCACTACCAAGACCCTGAACGTGAAGATTCCGGCCGGCGTAACCGACGGCGAGCGTATCCGCCTGAAGGGGCAGGGCGCGCCGGGCAGCGGTGGTGGGGCCAATGGCGACCTGTTCCTGACCATCCGCATGGCACCGCACCCGCTGTTCGATGTCGAAGGCCATGACCTGATCATCACTGTGCCGCTGGCACCGTGGGAGGCGGCCCTGGGCACCAAGGTGGCGGTGCCGACCCTGGAAGGCAAGATCAACCTGACCATCCGCCCCGACAGCCAGAGCGGCCAGCGCCTGCGCGTGCCGGGCAAGGGCCTGGCGAACAAGAGCGGTGAGCGCGGCAACCTTTACGCGCAACTGAAAGTGGTCATGCCGCCGGCCTCCGATGAGGCTGCCCGCGAACTGTGGACCAAACTTTCCGAGACCGCGGCGTTCAACCCGAGGACACAATGGAGTAAGTGA
- a CDS encoding PsiF family protein: MKVLQIPLLALAVLFSAQGFAANTAQQEKMKTCNADATTKALKGDERKAFMSTCLKKDVPQTQQEKMKTCNADATTKALKGDERKAYMSDCLKKK, encoded by the coding sequence ATGAAAGTGCTGCAAATTCCATTGCTGGCGTTGGCTGTGTTGTTCAGTGCCCAGGGCTTCGCGGCCAATACGGCGCAGCAGGAAAAGATGAAAACCTGCAATGCCGACGCTACTACCAAAGCCCTCAAGGGCGATGAGCGCAAAGCGTTCATGAGCACTTGCCTGAAGAAGGACGTGCCACAAACCCAGCAGGAGAAGATGAAGACCTGCAACGCCGACGCCACCACCAAAGCCCTGAAGGGTGACGAGCGCAAGGCGTACATGAGCGACTGCCTGAAGAAGAAATGA
- a CDS encoding AraC family transcriptional regulator, translating to MPRKYLDIPQFTQLPAPVYFRHDEFVADTHSAVHCHAWGQLNYSAHGVMHLDVAGQRFLSPPQYAVWVPPDTEHGCYNPQAIVYRSIYLDRSLCAALPPLPCSLMISDILKAILGDFARRDLKVAEEERDQRLVQVLLDQLLLAPTQACYLPFAHSDGLRQVLDGLSAEPGDNRPLADWAARVHVSERTLARQFLRELGISFGEWRLRLRFLRAIEALEAGLPIQAIAFDLGYSSASAFIAMFQRQAQCTPEQYRRQARAGR from the coding sequence ATGCCGCGCAAATACCTCGATATCCCCCAATTCACCCAACTGCCGGCCCCGGTGTACTTCCGCCACGACGAGTTCGTTGCCGATACCCACAGCGCCGTGCACTGCCACGCTTGGGGCCAGCTCAACTACTCGGCTCACGGCGTGATGCACCTGGATGTGGCCGGCCAGCGTTTCCTGTCGCCGCCGCAATACGCCGTTTGGGTACCGCCCGATACCGAGCATGGTTGCTACAACCCTCAAGCCATCGTCTACCGCTCCATCTATCTCGACCGCAGCCTGTGCGCAGCCCTGCCACCGCTACCGTGCAGCCTGATGATCAGCGATATCCTCAAGGCTATCCTTGGCGACTTTGCCCGGCGTGACCTGAAGGTGGCCGAGGAGGAGCGCGACCAGCGCCTGGTGCAGGTACTGCTCGACCAGTTGCTGCTGGCGCCCACCCAAGCCTGCTACCTGCCGTTTGCCCACAGCGATGGCCTGCGGCAGGTACTCGACGGCCTCAGTGCCGAGCCCGGTGACAACCGCCCGCTGGCCGACTGGGCCGCGCGCGTGCATGTCAGCGAACGCACCCTGGCCCGCCAGTTTTTGCGCGAACTGGGCATCAGTTTTGGCGAATGGCGCCTGCGCCTGCGTTTTCTGCGTGCCATCGAAGCGCTGGAGGCCGGCCTGCCGATTCAGGCCATTGCCTTCGACCTGGGCTACAGCAGCGCGTCGGCGTTCATCGCCATGTTCCAGCGCCAGGCTCAGTGCACCCCCGAGCAGTACCGTCGGCAGGCACGGGCGGGGCGCTGA
- a CDS encoding chaperone modulator CbpM, producing the protein MSSTLIVQLDMRTLCQEADVTADCVIEIVEHGIVEPSGRTPEDWLFDDQAPLVAKRAAKLHQELELEWEGVALALELLQEVQQLRSENSMLRQRLGRFTQM; encoded by the coding sequence ATGAGCAGCACCCTGATCGTTCAACTGGACATGCGTACCCTGTGTCAGGAAGCCGATGTCACGGCGGACTGCGTGATCGAAATCGTCGAGCACGGCATTGTCGAACCCTCCGGGCGAACGCCTGAGGACTGGTTGTTCGACGATCAGGCGCCGTTGGTGGCCAAGCGCGCGGCGAAGCTGCACCAGGAGCTGGAACTGGAGTGGGAAGGGGTGGCGCTGGCGCTGGAGCTGTTGCAGGAAGTGCAGCAGTTGCGCAGCGAGAACAGCATGCTGCGCCAGCGGCTGGGCAGGTTTACCCAGATGTAA
- a CDS encoding esterase/lipase family protein codes for MQQELATRYPLVLVPGMLGFVRVVLYPYWFGIVPALRKGGAQVFPVQVSPLHSSEVRGEQLLEIIEDICTRTGADKVNLIGHSQGALSARYAAAKRPQRVASVTSVAGPNHGSELADHLERTAPGDSPQGRILKAVLHGFAVLLVWLETGWRRDPLPVDVHASHQSLTTDGVALFNQAYPQGLPQTWGGEGAYEVDGVRYYSWSGTLQPGLTDQGRNRFDGSNRFCRLFARGFVKEKGHCDGMVGRFSSHLGQVIGDDYPLDHLDIVNQSLGAVGKGAEPVRLFTEHAARLKAAGL; via the coding sequence ATGCAGCAGGAATTGGCCACGCGATACCCGTTGGTGCTGGTGCCGGGCATGCTCGGGTTTGTCCGGGTAGTGCTCTACCCCTACTGGTTTGGCATCGTGCCAGCCCTGCGCAAGGGCGGGGCGCAGGTGTTCCCGGTGCAGGTGTCGCCGCTGCATTCCAGCGAAGTGCGCGGCGAGCAGTTGCTGGAGATCATCGAAGATATCTGCACCCGTACCGGTGCCGACAAGGTCAACCTCATCGGCCACAGCCAGGGTGCCCTGAGCGCGCGCTACGCAGCCGCCAAGCGGCCGCAGCGCGTGGCTTCGGTCACCTCGGTGGCCGGCCCCAACCACGGCTCGGAACTGGCTGACCACCTGGAGCGCACGGCGCCTGGCGATTCACCCCAGGGGCGCATCCTCAAGGCCGTGCTGCATGGTTTTGCCGTGTTGCTGGTGTGGCTGGAAACCGGCTGGCGCCGCGACCCGCTGCCGGTCGATGTGCACGCCTCGCACCAATCGCTGACCACAGACGGGGTGGCGCTGTTCAACCAGGCGTATCCGCAGGGGCTGCCGCAGACCTGGGGCGGCGAAGGGGCCTATGAGGTCGATGGCGTGCGCTATTACTCGTGGTCCGGCACCTTGCAGCCCGGCCTGACCGACCAGGGGCGCAACCGCTTTGACGGCAGCAACCGCTTCTGCCGCCTGTTCGCGCGCGGCTTCGTCAAGGAAAAGGGCCATTGCGACGGCATGGTCGGGCGTTTCAGTTCGCACCTGGGGCAGGTGATCGGCGATGACTATCCACTCGATCATCTGGATATCGTCAACCAGTCGCTCGGCGCCGTGGGCAAGGGCGCCGAGCCGGTGCGGCTGTTCACCGAACATGCAGCCCGGCTCAAGGCGGCCGGGCTTTAG
- a CDS encoding Hsp70 family protein translates to MSDVSPARALGIDFGTSNSTVGWHRPGVESLIALEDGKITLPSVVFFNIEERRPVYGRLALHEYLEGYEGRLMRSLKSLLGSKLIKHDTSVLGSALPFKDLLGMFIGELKKRAEAAAGREFDQVVLGRPVFFVDEDPAADQEAEDTLADVARKIGFKDVSFQYEPIAAAFDYESGISREELVLIVDIGGGTSDFTLIRLSPERHLIAERQSDILATGGVHIGGTDFDKQLSLQGVMPLFGYGSRMKSGALMPTSYHLNLATWHTINALYSQKSQLALGSMRYDIEDSFGIDRLFKLIEQRAGHWLAMEVEASKIELTEQDSRHIDLRRVEPELTAQLTRALFEGAIEGLLERVRGSVTELLAKAGVSEGQVDTVFFTGGSSGIPALRNSVSAMLPNARHVEGNIFGSIGSGLAIEARKRYGAA, encoded by the coding sequence ATGTCTGACGTATCCCCGGCCCGCGCCCTGGGCATCGACTTTGGCACCTCCAACTCCACGGTCGGCTGGCACCGCCCTGGCGTGGAGTCGCTGATTGCCCTGGAAGACGGCAAGATCACCTTGCCCTCGGTGGTGTTCTTCAATATCGAAGAGCGGCGCCCGGTGTATGGCCGCCTGGCACTGCACGAATACCTGGAAGGCTACGAAGGCCGCCTGATGCGCTCGCTGAAGAGCCTGCTGGGCTCCAAGCTGATCAAGCACGACACCAGCGTGCTGGGCAGTGCCCTGCCGTTCAAGGACCTGCTGGGCATGTTCATCGGCGAGCTGAAAAAGCGCGCCGAGGCTGCCGCTGGCCGTGAGTTCGACCAGGTGGTGCTGGGCCGCCCGGTATTCTTCGTCGACGAAGACCCGGCTGCTGACCAGGAAGCCGAGGACACCCTGGCCGACGTGGCGCGCAAGATCGGCTTCAAGGATGTGTCGTTCCAGTACGAGCCGATTGCCGCGGCCTTCGACTACGAGTCGGGCATCAGCCGTGAAGAGCTGGTGCTGATCGTCGACATCGGTGGTGGTACTTCAGACTTCACGTTGATCCGCCTGTCGCCCGAGCGCCACCTGATCGCCGAACGCCAAAGCGACATTCTCGCCACCGGCGGCGTGCACATCGGCGGTACCGACTTCGACAAGCAGCTGAGCCTGCAGGGCGTGATGCCGCTGTTCGGCTATGGCAGCCGCATGAAGAGCGGGGCGCTGATGCCCACCAGCTACCACCTCAACCTGGCCACCTGGCACACCATCAACGCCCTGTACTCGCAGAAGTCGCAGCTGGCGCTGGGCAGCATGCGCTATGACATCGAGGACAGTTTTGGCATCGACCGCCTGTTCAAACTGATCGAGCAGCGCGCCGGGCACTGGCTGGCGATGGAAGTAGAGGCCAGCAAGATCGAGCTGACCGAGCAAGACAGCCGCCACATCGACCTGCGCCGTGTCGAGCCCGAGCTGACTGCCCAACTGACCCGAGCGCTGTTCGAAGGCGCCATCGAAGGCCTGCTGGAGCGGGTACGCGGCAGCGTGACCGAGCTGCTGGCCAAGGCTGGCGTGAGCGAAGGCCAGGTTGACACGGTGTTCTTCACGGGCGGTTCCAGCGGCATTCCGGCGCTGCGCAACAGTGTGTCGGCGATGCTGCCGAATGCGCGGCACGTGGAAGGCAACATCTTTGGCAGCATTGGTAGCGGCCTGGCCATCGAAGCCCGCAAGCGTTACGGCGCTGCCTGA
- a CDS encoding AI-2E family transporter, with protein sequence MTFTPRQITLASLIIVMAGLLLALPLKLLPSLLAGLLVFELVNMLTPRLQPLLAGQRARWLAVALLGTLVVTTLTLLIAGAFSFLLHEAENPGASLDKFMALVERARGQLPPFIEGYLPASAAEFKVAIGDWIKSHLSDLQLVGKGMAHMFVTLLIGMILGAIIALQRIPDVSRRKPLAAALFERLNLLVKAFRNIVFAQIKISLLNTAFTGIFLAVVMPLFGVHLPLTKTLIVLTFLLGLLPVIGNLMSNTLITIVGLSLSIWVAAAALGYLIVIHKVEYFLNARIVGGQISAKAWELLLAMLVFEAAFGLPGVVAGPIYYAYLKSELKREELV encoded by the coding sequence ATGACCTTTACCCCCCGTCAGATCACTCTGGCCAGCCTGATCATCGTCATGGCGGGCCTGCTGCTGGCTTTGCCCTTGAAGTTGTTGCCCAGCCTGCTGGCCGGCCTGCTGGTGTTCGAACTGGTCAACATGCTGACCCCGCGCCTGCAACCGCTGCTGGCCGGCCAACGCGCGCGTTGGCTGGCCGTGGCGCTGCTCGGTACGCTGGTGGTCACTACCTTGACGCTGTTGATTGCCGGTGCCTTCAGCTTTTTGTTGCACGAGGCGGAAAACCCCGGCGCCTCGCTGGACAAGTTCATGGCCCTGGTGGAGCGTGCCCGCGGTCAGCTGCCGCCCTTCATCGAGGGCTACCTGCCCGCCAGTGCCGCTGAGTTCAAGGTGGCCATCGGTGACTGGATCAAGAGCCACCTGAGCGACTTGCAACTGGTGGGCAAGGGCATGGCGCACATGTTCGTGACGCTGCTGATCGGCATGATCCTCGGGGCGATCATCGCCTTGCAGCGTATCCCCGATGTTTCCCGGCGCAAGCCCCTGGCGGCAGCGCTGTTCGAGCGGCTGAACCTGCTGGTGAAGGCGTTTCGCAACATCGTGTTCGCGCAGATCAAGATCTCGCTGCTCAACACGGCCTTTACCGGCATCTTCCTGGCGGTGGTGATGCCGCTGTTCGGCGTGCACCTGCCGCTGACCAAGACGCTGATCGTGCTGACCTTCCTGCTGGGCTTACTGCCGGTGATCGGCAACCTGATGTCCAACACCCTGATCACCATCGTCGGCTTGTCGCTGTCGATCTGGGTGGCGGCGGCGGCACTGGGCTACCTGATCGTCATCCACAAGGTCGAGTACTTCCTCAACGCGCGGATTGTTGGCGGGCAGATCAGTGCCAAGGCATGGGAACTGCTGCTGGCGATGCTGGTGTTCGAGGCGGCATTCGGGCTGCCCGGCGTGGTGGCGGGGCCGATCTACTATGCCTACCTGAAGAGTGAGCTGAAGCGCGAAGAGCTGGTTTGA
- a CDS encoding DMT family transporter, whose translation MNYLFPLTAILIWAGNTVVTKMSAGAIQPAEIGFYRWLLAGLLFTPFLLPAVWRNRAAIRPHLGKVFVLGVLGMAMYQSLAYFAAGITSATNMGIILSLMPLMSLALSIAWLGQRLSYGALLGAVVSFFGVLEVVSAGHPASLLQQGLNSGDLLMLVATLAYALYSFLLKKWQLRLPPLQLLYLQVLVAIVVLLPLFLLSDKTGLNSHNIGLVLYACVLASMIAPLVWMQAVHRLGPSRTTLFFNLLPLITALIAALVLDEQLARYHLVGGLLTLAGVVLAERWTTPIRR comes from the coding sequence ATGAATTACCTGTTCCCCCTCACCGCCATCCTCATCTGGGCCGGCAACACCGTGGTCACCAAGATGTCCGCCGGTGCCATCCAACCTGCCGAAATCGGCTTCTACCGCTGGCTACTGGCCGGCTTGCTGTTCACCCCATTCCTGCTGCCCGCCGTATGGCGCAACCGCGCAGCCATTCGCCCACACCTGGGCAAAGTGTTCGTGCTGGGCGTGCTGGGCATGGCGATGTACCAGAGCCTGGCCTATTTTGCCGCCGGCATCACCAGCGCCACCAACATGGGCATCATCCTTTCGCTGATGCCACTGATGTCGCTGGCGCTGTCCATCGCCTGGCTGGGCCAGCGCCTGAGCTACGGCGCCCTGCTGGGCGCGGTGGTGTCATTCTTCGGCGTGCTGGAAGTGGTCAGTGCCGGCCACCCCGCCAGCCTGCTGCAGCAGGGCTTGAACAGCGGCGACCTGCTGATGCTGGTCGCCACCCTTGCCTATGCGCTGTACAGCTTCCTGTTGAAGAAATGGCAGTTGCGCCTGCCACCGCTGCAGTTGCTGTACTTGCAGGTGCTGGTAGCAATCGTGGTGCTGCTGCCGCTGTTCCTGCTGTCGGACAAGACCGGCCTGAACAGCCATAACATCGGCCTGGTGCTGTACGCCTGCGTGCTGGCCTCGATGATCGCGCCACTGGTGTGGATGCAGGCCGTGCATCGCCTGGGGCCAAGCCGCACCACGCTGTTCTTCAACCTGCTGCCATTGATCACCGCACTGATCGCCGCCCTGGTGCTCGACGAGCAACTGGCGCGCTATCACCTGGTCGGCGGCCTGCTGACCCTGGCAGGGGTAGTGCTGGCCGAGCGCTGGACCACGCCGATACGCCGCTGA